The Burkholderia lata genome contains a region encoding:
- the dnaJ gene encoding molecular chaperone DnaJ, with amino-acid sequence MAKRDYYEVLGVAKNAGDDEIKKAYRKLAMKYHPDRNPDNKDAEEHFKEVKEAYEMLSDGQKRAAYDQYGHAGVDPNMGGAGAQGFGGFADAFGDIFGDIFGQAAGGAARGGRGGPQVYRGADLRYSMEITLEQAAHGYDTQIRVPSWVSCEVCHGSGAKPGTKPETCPTCHGQGTVRMSQGFFSIQQTCPKCHGTGTYIPEPCVHCHGSGKVKETKTLEVKIPAGIDDGMRIRSAGNGEPGINGGPPGDLYVEIHIKPHSVFERDGDDLHCQMPIPFTTAALGGEIEVPTLAGRASFPVPEGTQSGKTFRLRGKGIKGLRSSIAGDLYVHVQVETPVKLTDNQRDLLKQFEKSLAEGGARHSPQSKSWFDRVKSFFE; translated from the coding sequence ATGGCGAAACGGGATTACTACGAGGTTCTGGGCGTCGCGAAGAATGCGGGCGACGACGAAATCAAGAAGGCGTATCGCAAGCTTGCGATGAAGTATCACCCTGACCGCAATCCGGACAACAAGGATGCGGAAGAGCATTTCAAGGAGGTGAAGGAAGCCTATGAAATGCTGTCGGACGGCCAGAAGCGGGCAGCGTACGACCAGTACGGCCACGCGGGCGTCGATCCGAACATGGGCGGTGCGGGCGCACAGGGCTTCGGCGGTTTCGCGGACGCGTTCGGCGACATCTTCGGCGACATCTTCGGCCAGGCAGCGGGCGGTGCCGCGCGCGGCGGCCGTGGCGGCCCGCAGGTGTATCGCGGTGCCGACCTGCGCTACAGCATGGAAATCACGCTCGAGCAGGCCGCACACGGCTACGACACGCAGATCCGCGTGCCGAGCTGGGTATCGTGCGAGGTCTGCCACGGGTCGGGCGCGAAGCCCGGCACGAAGCCGGAAACCTGCCCGACCTGTCACGGCCAGGGCACGGTGCGCATGTCGCAGGGCTTCTTCAGCATCCAGCAGACCTGCCCGAAGTGCCACGGCACGGGCACCTACATCCCCGAGCCGTGCGTGCATTGCCACGGGTCGGGCAAGGTGAAGGAAACCAAGACGCTCGAAGTGAAGATCCCGGCCGGGATCGACGACGGGATGCGGATCCGCTCGGCCGGCAATGGCGAGCCGGGCATCAACGGCGGGCCGCCGGGCGACCTGTACGTCGAGATCCACATCAAGCCGCACTCGGTGTTCGAGCGCGACGGCGACGATCTCCACTGCCAGATGCCGATCCCGTTCACGACCGCCGCACTCGGCGGCGAGATCGAGGTGCCGACGCTGGCCGGCCGTGCGTCGTTCCCGGTGCCGGAAGGCACGCAGTCGGGCAAGACGTTCCGCCTGCGCGGCAAGGGCATCAAGGGGCTGCGTTCGAGCATCGCGGGCGATCTGTACGTTCACGTGCAGGTCGAGACGCCGGTGAAGCTGACCGACAACCAGCGCGACCTGCTCAAGCAGTTCGAGAAGTCGCTGGCCGAGGGCGGCGCGCGTCACAGCCCGCAGAGCAAGAGCTGGTTCGACCGTGTGAAGAGCTTCTTCGAGTAA
- a CDS encoding aminodeoxychorismate synthase component I, whose amino-acid sequence MTEGNESASFALLDDCDSTALARSSRLYSGFVRERVCTDPARLDEVDAAVAQDLRDGLHAVVVGDYEFGRNLQRAQPGHAPLRFLLFARCERLSRDEVDAWLAQRDGGGTPSIAGVAHVAKSVSRDAFDVAIAAVHDALRAGDSYQVNYTYRLNFDVFGTPLALYRRLRARQPVRYGALIALPDGTWVVSCSPELFVEKYGDVLRARPMKGTAPRSADPRDDAAAATFLANDPKNRAENVMIVDLLRNDVSRIARTGTVRVPALFSVEPYASVWQMTSTVEAGWRDGTTFAQMLRALFPCGSITGAPKHKTMQLIDAIESTPRGLYTGAIGWLDAAKQGADSDAPGDRLAGCGDFCLSVAIRTLTLDAAGEGDDRGGATRADVEARQPATAIAGRRRGTMGVGAGIVLDSVAADEYAECELKARFLTDADPGFQLFETTAATRADGIRHLDRHLARLQRSADAFGFRFDTDALRREIDARCAALDGDGAYRMKLSLAKDGTIEIVAAPLKPLPAGPVGVLLASAHGFAPTRTSDALLLHKTTRRAEYDRAWQAAEALGGFDMLFVNERGEVTEGGRSNLFVKLDGQWVTPPLESGVLPGVMRGVLLDDRAFSATERVVTRDDLARAEALLLTNALRGALDAVLK is encoded by the coding sequence ATGACTGAAGGTAACGAGAGCGCGTCGTTCGCGCTCTTGGACGATTGCGACTCGACCGCGCTCGCGCGGTCGAGTCGTTTGTATTCGGGGTTCGTGCGCGAACGTGTGTGCACGGATCCGGCTCGACTCGACGAGGTCGACGCAGCCGTGGCGCAGGATCTGCGCGACGGGCTGCATGCGGTCGTCGTCGGCGATTACGAATTCGGACGCAATCTGCAACGAGCGCAGCCGGGCCATGCCCCGCTGCGCTTTTTGCTGTTTGCGCGCTGCGAGCGCCTGTCGCGGGACGAAGTCGACGCGTGGCTCGCGCAGCGGGACGGCGGCGGCACGCCGTCGATCGCGGGCGTCGCGCATGTCGCGAAGAGCGTGTCGCGCGATGCGTTCGACGTGGCGATCGCCGCGGTGCACGACGCGCTGCGCGCAGGCGATTCGTATCAGGTCAACTACACGTACCGGCTGAACTTCGACGTGTTCGGCACGCCGCTCGCGCTGTACCGGCGGCTGCGTGCGCGTCAGCCCGTGCGCTACGGTGCGCTGATCGCGTTGCCCGACGGCACGTGGGTCGTGTCGTGCTCGCCCGAGCTGTTCGTCGAGAAGTACGGCGACGTGCTGCGCGCGCGGCCGATGAAGGGCACCGCGCCACGTTCGGCCGACCCGCGCGACGATGCGGCCGCGGCCACGTTCCTTGCGAACGATCCGAAGAACCGCGCGGAAAACGTGATGATCGTCGACTTGCTGCGCAACGACGTGTCGCGGATCGCGCGCACCGGGACGGTCCGCGTGCCGGCGCTGTTCTCCGTCGAGCCGTATGCGTCGGTGTGGCAGATGACGTCGACGGTCGAGGCCGGCTGGCGCGACGGAACGACGTTCGCGCAGATGCTGCGCGCGCTGTTTCCGTGCGGATCGATCACGGGCGCGCCGAAGCACAAGACGATGCAGCTGATCGATGCGATCGAGTCGACGCCGCGCGGGCTCTATACGGGCGCGATCGGCTGGCTTGACGCTGCGAAACAAGGCGCGGATTCCGACGCGCCAGGTGATCGCCTGGCAGGTTGCGGCGATTTTTGCCTGTCGGTCGCGATCCGTACGTTGACGCTCGATGCGGCCGGCGAAGGCGATGATCGTGGAGGTGCAACGCGAGCCGACGTCGAAGCACGCCAACCGGCAACGGCAATCGCCGGCCGGCGCCGCGGCACGATGGGTGTCGGCGCGGGCATCGTGCTCGACAGTGTCGCGGCCGACGAATATGCGGAGTGCGAATTGAAAGCGCGATTCCTGACGGATGCCGATCCCGGCTTCCAGCTGTTCGAAACGACTGCCGCCACGCGTGCGGACGGCATACGGCATCTCGATCGCCATCTCGCGCGGCTGCAGCGTAGCGCGGATGCGTTCGGCTTCCGTTTCGACACCGATGCATTGCGTCGCGAGATCGACGCGCGTTGTGCGGCGCTCGACGGCGACGGCGCATACCGGATGAAGCTCTCGCTCGCGAAGGACGGCACGATCGAGATCGTCGCGGCACCGCTCAAGCCGCTGCCGGCGGGGCCGGTCGGCGTGCTGCTGGCGTCCGCGCACGGCTTCGCACCGACCCGTACGAGCGATGCGCTGCTGCTGCACAAGACCACACGCCGCGCCGAATACGATCGCGCGTGGCAGGCGGCGGAGGCGCTTGGCGGCTTCGACATGCTGTTCGTCAACGAGCGCGGCGAGGTGACGGAAGGCGGGCGCTCGAACCTGTTCGTGAAGCTCGACGGCCAGTGGGTGACGCCGCCGCTCGAGTCGGGCGTGCTGCCGGGCGTGATGCGCGGCGTGCTGCTCGACGATCGTGCGTTCAGCGCGACGGAGCGGGTCGTGACCCGCGACGATCTCGCGCGTGCGGAGGCGCTGCTGCTGACCAACGCGCTACGCGGCGCGCTCGACGCGGTACTGAAGTGA
- the panB gene encoding 3-methyl-2-oxobutanoate hydroxymethyltransferase, which produces MTYLQESSRPAVTVPKLQAMRDAGEKIAMLTCYDASFSALLDRSGVDVLLIGDSLGNVLQGHTTTLPVSLDDIAYHTACVARAQPRALIMADLPFGTYGTPAEAFASSVKLMRAGAQMVKLEGGEWLAETIRFLVERAVPVCAHVGLTPQSVHAFGGFKVQGKTEAGAAQLLRDARAVEAAGAQVVLLEAVPTLIGSEVTHMLRVPTIGIGAGADCSGQVLVLHDMLGVFPGKRPRFVKDFMQGEPNIQAAVEAYVRAVKDGSFPGPEHSF; this is translated from the coding sequence ATGACCTATCTCCAGGAATCGAGCCGGCCTGCCGTCACGGTGCCCAAGCTGCAGGCAATGCGCGACGCCGGCGAGAAGATCGCGATGCTCACCTGCTACGACGCGAGCTTTTCCGCACTGCTCGACCGTTCGGGCGTCGACGTGCTGCTGATCGGCGATTCGCTCGGCAACGTGCTGCAAGGCCACACGACCACGCTGCCCGTGTCGCTCGACGACATCGCGTATCACACCGCCTGTGTTGCCCGCGCGCAGCCGCGCGCGCTGATCATGGCCGACCTGCCGTTCGGCACGTACGGCACGCCGGCCGAGGCATTCGCAAGCAGCGTCAAGCTGATGCGCGCCGGTGCGCAGATGGTCAAGCTCGAAGGCGGCGAATGGCTCGCCGAGACGATCCGCTTCCTCGTCGAGCGCGCGGTGCCCGTATGTGCGCACGTGGGCCTCACGCCTCAGTCGGTCCACGCGTTCGGCGGCTTCAAGGTACAGGGCAAGACCGAAGCCGGCGCCGCGCAACTGCTGCGCGACGCGCGCGCGGTCGAAGCGGCGGGTGCGCAGGTCGTGCTGCTCGAAGCCGTGCCGACGCTGATCGGGTCCGAGGTCACGCACATGCTGCGCGTGCCGACGATCGGCATCGGCGCGGGCGCCGACTGCTCGGGCCAGGTGCTCGTGCTGCACGACATGCTCGGCGTGTTCCCCGGCAAGCGGCCGCGCTTCGTGAAGGATTTCATGCAGGGCGAGCCGAACATCCAGGCGGCCGTCGAAGCTTACGTGCGCGCGGTCAAGGACGGTTCGTTCCCCGGCCCCGAGCATTCGTTCTGA
- a CDS encoding deoxynucleoside kinase, translating to MTLTPLTVTAPDLRAPHRYLVIEGPIGVGKTTLARLLGERWSMQTLLERPQDNPFLERFYRDTARYALPVQLSFALQRAQQARELIGALETGRPVIADFMPQKNDIFARLNLPEDEWQLYRSVATHVDVPQAPSPDLVVYLQASPEVLFSRIQKRGLPMELQISDAYLRSLVDAYNEFFYHYDRTPVLTVAAEHLNPLDSPEDLALLVERIETMRGRKEFFVKGETTR from the coding sequence ATGACCCTGACTCCCCTTACCGTTACTGCGCCCGACCTGCGCGCCCCGCATCGCTATCTCGTGATCGAAGGCCCGATCGGAGTCGGCAAGACGACGCTCGCGCGCCTGCTCGGCGAACGCTGGTCGATGCAGACGCTGCTCGAGCGCCCGCAGGACAACCCGTTCCTCGAACGCTTCTATCGCGACACCGCGCGCTACGCGCTGCCCGTGCAGCTGTCGTTCGCGCTGCAGCGTGCGCAGCAGGCGCGCGAGCTGATCGGTGCGCTCGAAACGGGCCGCCCGGTCATCGCCGATTTCATGCCGCAGAAAAACGACATCTTCGCGCGGCTGAACCTTCCGGAAGACGAGTGGCAGCTCTACCGCTCGGTTGCGACGCACGTGGACGTGCCGCAGGCGCCGTCGCCCGACCTCGTCGTCTATCTGCAGGCGAGCCCTGAAGTGCTGTTCTCGCGCATCCAGAAGCGCGGGCTGCCGATGGAGCTGCAGATCAGCGACGCGTACCTGCGCTCGCTCGTCGACGCGTACAACGAATTCTTCTACCACTACGACCGCACGCCGGTGCTGACGGTCGCCGCGGAACACCTGAACCCGCTGGATTCCCCCGAAGATCTCGCCCTGCTGGTCGAGCGCATCGAGACGATGCGCGGCCGCAAGGAATTCTTCGTCAAGGGCGAGACGACGCGCTGA
- the folK gene encoding 2-amino-4-hydroxy-6-hydroxymethyldihydropteridine diphosphokinase encodes MTVAYIGLGANLGDARQTLKDAVVCLAQQRTISILGKSSLYRTAPFEAGGDDYYNCVVKLDTTLSARELLALCQKIEHHFGRERPYRNAPRTLDLDILLFGDDSIDEPDLIVPHPRLTDRAFALVPLVEIEPALDIPARGRADAFLAAVADQRVEKVQTCQCLMQKALAASEDADKNRCR; translated from the coding sequence ATGACGGTTGCATATATCGGACTGGGGGCGAATCTCGGCGATGCGCGCCAGACCCTGAAGGACGCGGTGGTGTGCCTTGCGCAGCAGCGCACCATCTCGATCCTCGGCAAATCGAGCCTGTATCGCACGGCGCCCTTCGAAGCGGGCGGCGACGACTACTACAACTGCGTCGTCAAGCTCGACACGACGCTGTCGGCCCGCGAGCTGCTCGCGCTTTGCCAGAAGATCGAACATCACTTCGGCCGCGAGCGTCCGTATCGCAACGCGCCGCGTACGCTCGATCTCGACATCCTGCTGTTCGGCGACGATTCGATCGACGAACCCGACCTGATCGTCCCGCACCCGCGCCTCACCGACCGTGCGTTCGCGCTCGTGCCGCTCGTCGAGATCGAGCCGGCACTCGACATCCCCGCACGCGGCCGTGCCGATGCCTTCCTCGCCGCCGTCGCTGATCAGCGGGTCGAGAAGGTGCAGACCTGCCAGTGCCTGATGCAGAAGGCGCTCGCTGCCAGCGAAGACGCCGACAAGAACCGCTGCCGATGA
- the pcnB gene encoding polynucleotide adenylyltransferase PcnB has product MIKKFIRKLLGQDETEQTSPATAPADEAAPATPRAPKGARGGGAKKPRSNHEPTVVPASVHGINPALISKNAVRVTDTLQQAGFRAFIVGGAVRDLLLGIAPKDFDVATDATPTEVQRLFRRARLIGRRFQIVHVQFGQELIEVSTFRALVDAPPEAAAAEPPKRLKRDELDRRTHAVDASGRVLRDNVWGEQHEDAARRDFTINAMYYDPSTQTVLDYHDGMADVRARLLRMIGDPATRFREDPVRMLRVVRFAAKLGFEIEPHTREPINALADLINNVPAARLFDEMLKLLLSGHALACLTQLRKEGLHHGLLPLLDVVLEQPQGEKFITLALNNTDARVRAGKPVSPGFLFATLLWHDMRQRFEQYTAEGEIPVPALHRAMDDVLDMQTEKLAIHKRYSADMREIWGLQLRLEKRSGRSAMRLLEHQRFRAGYDFLLLRCESGELDAEVGQWWTDFIEGDAAAREALLTQGGTKEKSPRKRRRRGGVRNRKPGEGAAEQAPDASDGSDD; this is encoded by the coding sequence GTGATCAAAAAATTCATCCGCAAGCTGCTCGGCCAGGACGAAACCGAGCAAACCTCTCCCGCAACGGCCCCGGCCGACGAAGCGGCCCCTGCTACCCCGCGCGCCCCGAAGGGCGCCCGCGGCGGCGGCGCGAAGAAACCGCGCAGCAACCATGAACCGACCGTCGTGCCGGCCAGCGTGCACGGCATCAACCCGGCGCTGATTTCGAAGAATGCCGTGCGCGTGACCGACACGCTGCAGCAGGCGGGCTTCCGTGCCTTCATCGTCGGCGGTGCGGTACGCGACCTGCTGCTCGGCATCGCGCCGAAGGACTTCGACGTCGCGACCGATGCAACGCCGACCGAGGTGCAGCGCCTGTTCCGCCGCGCGCGCCTGATCGGCCGCCGCTTCCAGATCGTGCACGTGCAGTTCGGCCAGGAGCTGATCGAGGTGTCGACGTTCCGCGCGCTGGTCGATGCGCCGCCCGAGGCCGCCGCCGCCGAGCCGCCGAAGCGCCTGAAGCGCGACGAACTCGATCGCCGCACGCACGCGGTCGACGCGAGCGGCCGCGTGCTGCGCGACAACGTGTGGGGCGAGCAGCACGAAGACGCCGCGCGCCGCGACTTCACGATCAACGCGATGTACTACGACCCGTCGACGCAGACGGTGCTCGACTACCACGACGGGATGGCCGACGTGCGCGCCCGCCTGTTGCGGATGATCGGCGATCCGGCCACGCGCTTCCGCGAGGATCCGGTGCGGATGCTGCGCGTCGTGCGCTTCGCGGCCAAGCTCGGTTTCGAGATCGAGCCGCATACGCGCGAGCCGATCAACGCGCTCGCCGACCTGATCAACAACGTGCCGGCCGCGCGCCTGTTCGACGAAATGCTGAAGCTGCTGCTGTCGGGCCACGCGCTCGCGTGCCTGACGCAGCTGCGCAAGGAAGGCCTGCACCACGGGCTGCTGCCGCTGCTCGACGTCGTGCTCGAACAGCCGCAGGGCGAGAAGTTCATCACGCTCGCGCTGAACAACACCGACGCACGCGTGCGCGCCGGCAAGCCGGTCTCGCCGGGCTTCCTGTTCGCGACGCTGCTGTGGCACGACATGCGCCAGCGCTTCGAGCAATACACGGCCGAAGGCGAAATCCCGGTGCCGGCGCTCCATCGCGCGATGGACGACGTGCTCGACATGCAGACCGAGAAACTCGCGATCCACAAGCGTTATTCGGCCGACATGCGCGAGATCTGGGGCCTGCAGCTGCGCCTCGAGAAGCGCTCGGGCCGCAGCGCGATGCGGCTGCTGGAACACCAAAGGTTTAGAGCGGGGTATGATTTCCTCCTGTTACGCTGCGAATCCGGCGAGCTTGATGCGGAAGTCGGACAGTGGTGGACGGATTTCATCGAAGGCGACGCGGCCGCTCGCGAGGCATTGCTCACGCAGGGCGGCACGAAGGAAAAATCGCCCCGCAAGCGGCGCCGCCGCGGCGGCGTGCGAAACCGCAAGCCGGGTGAAGGTGCTGCCGAGCAGGCACCGGACGCCTCGGACGGTTCCGACGACTGA
- a CDS encoding HAD family hydrolase produces the protein MTNLALFDLDHTLITTDSDHEWGRFMVKLGIVDAESFSRQNDQFFADYKAGKLDIHAYLTAMLTPLAKYSRAQLAEWHEQYMHEVIRPAMTPAALELVRKHLDAGDLCCVVTATNEFITRPIASAFGVDTLIACEVETTDGHPDSPYTGRPTGTPSYREGKIVRTEAWLASLGKQWSDFTHTYFYSDSHNDIPLLEKVTDPIATNPDDTLRAHASNRGWRILDLF, from the coding sequence ATGACTAATCTGGCACTCTTTGACCTCGATCACACGCTGATCACGACCGATAGCGACCACGAATGGGGCCGCTTCATGGTGAAGCTCGGCATCGTCGACGCGGAAAGCTTCTCGCGTCAGAACGATCAGTTCTTCGCCGACTACAAGGCCGGCAAGCTCGACATCCACGCGTACCTCACGGCGATGCTCACGCCGCTCGCGAAGTATTCGCGCGCGCAGCTCGCCGAATGGCACGAGCAGTACATGCACGAGGTGATCCGGCCCGCAATGACACCCGCCGCGCTCGAGCTCGTGCGCAAGCACCTCGATGCTGGCGACCTGTGCTGCGTCGTGACGGCAACCAACGAATTCATCACGCGCCCGATCGCCTCCGCGTTCGGCGTCGACACGCTGATCGCCTGCGAAGTCGAAACGACCGACGGGCATCCCGATTCGCCGTACACGGGCCGGCCGACCGGCACGCCGAGCTATCGCGAAGGCAAGATCGTGCGCACCGAAGCATGGCTCGCGTCGCTCGGCAAGCAATGGAGCGACTTCACCCACACCTATTTCTACAGCGACTCGCACAACGACATCCCGTTGCTCGAGAAAGTCACCGACCCGATCGCGACCAACCCTGACGACACGCTGCGTGCGCATGCAAGCAACCGCGGCTGGCGCATCCTCGATCTCTTCTGA
- the hda gene encoding DnaA regulatory inactivator Hda produces MSRQLTLDLGTPPPATFDNFIMNEENDELISRLQKLDLALAAGPVPDRSFYIWGEPGCGRTHLLQALVSDASYGYARYLTPQSPLGAFTFDPRIGIYAIDDCDRMSDTQQVALFNLFNEVRAHPSSAFVAAGPAAPLALDVREDLRTRLGWGLVFHLSPPSDAGKIAVLKLAAKERGIALTDDIAAYLLTHFRRDMPSLMALLDALDRFSLEQKRAVTLPLLRRMLARPGDDITPPGTGPNRFE; encoded by the coding sequence GTGTCCCGTCAACTGACGCTCGATCTCGGCACGCCGCCGCCCGCCACGTTCGACAACTTCATCATGAACGAGGAGAACGACGAGCTCATCTCGCGCCTGCAGAAGCTCGACCTCGCGCTCGCGGCGGGCCCGGTGCCGGATCGGTCGTTCTACATCTGGGGCGAGCCCGGCTGCGGCCGCACCCACCTGCTGCAGGCGCTCGTGAGCGATGCGTCGTACGGCTATGCGCGCTACCTGACGCCGCAGAGCCCGCTCGGCGCGTTCACGTTCGACCCGCGCATCGGCATCTACGCGATCGACGACTGCGACCGGATGAGCGACACGCAGCAGGTCGCGCTGTTCAACCTGTTCAACGAAGTGCGCGCGCACCCGTCGAGCGCGTTCGTCGCGGCAGGGCCCGCGGCGCCGCTCGCGCTCGACGTGCGCGAGGATCTCCGCACGCGCCTCGGCTGGGGGCTCGTGTTCCACCTGTCGCCGCCGTCCGACGCCGGCAAGATCGCCGTGCTCAAGCTCGCGGCGAAGGAGCGCGGGATCGCGCTCACCGACGACATCGCCGCCTACCTGCTGACCCATTTCCGCCGCGACATGCCGAGCCTGATGGCGCTGCTCGACGCGCTCGACCGCTTTTCGCTCGAGCAGAAACGCGCCGTCACGCTGCCGTTGCTGCGCCGCATGCTGGCGCGTCCCGGCGACGACATCACACCACCGGGCACGGGCCCGAACCGCTTCGAGTAA